The Candidatus Accumulibacter similis genome has a segment encoding these proteins:
- a CDS encoding anion permease → MIYFAALVVLATLVAMASGRVPAVLALAAAICVAGVTGLAPVPTLLAGLSNGGIITVAAMLVIAKGIVHTGAVSRATWALLSTVTSAQNAVRRLALPISVGSGLMNTTPIVAMLVPAAKELEQNRGINAREVLLPVAHITTLAGSVTLIGTSSNLLIAGIAAPAGVDMTMLSFAPVALPVAIVGAVIVYLIAPLMLRGQGETVVAARDWRVEIPVSGKALAIGRVAADFGIDQTQQYALDAIRRWDADLDPSAPIEAGDTLVFSATEGGVTALWGSPLFGLAEQRLYRVSVGSGANGTVRDFETDGGIRVIAARTSIPLRDTEVRPGATAFVTTPSKSLLVDQPEVAIFEKAAGLSPQPAKTAFALAILVSVIVSASFGLVPVELASLTGAVLMVVTGILTPKSAVRALDWNVLFILVGSVALGAIVVESGLATVLADAIGRLAGGSVLLVVIVFAVTTAIVTNLVTNAAAASILTPVAIGIANELGINPVSLLALIGTCISFTFINPFSHQSNLMVMQPGGYTSASFARFGIPLVAGSLVTVVVVTYLLLHVQMRF, encoded by the coding sequence TTGATCTACTTTGCCGCTCTGGTCGTACTCGCCACCCTCGTCGCCATGGCGTCGGGTCGGGTTCCTGCTGTCCTCGCACTGGCTGCAGCGATCTGCGTCGCGGGCGTCACCGGTTTGGCACCGGTGCCGACCCTCCTCGCCGGCTTGAGCAACGGCGGGATCATCACCGTGGCGGCGATGCTCGTCATCGCCAAGGGCATCGTCCATACCGGGGCGGTGTCGCGGGCGACCTGGGCGCTGCTGTCAACCGTCACCAGCGCCCAGAACGCCGTGCGTCGCCTTGCGCTGCCGATCAGTGTCGGATCCGGCCTGATGAACACCACGCCGATCGTTGCCATGCTCGTCCCGGCAGCCAAGGAGCTGGAGCAGAACCGCGGCATCAATGCCCGGGAGGTGCTGCTGCCGGTCGCACACATCACGACCCTGGCCGGCTCGGTGACCCTGATCGGCACCAGTTCGAACCTGCTCATCGCCGGCATAGCTGCGCCAGCGGGCGTCGACATGACGATGCTGTCGTTCGCCCCGGTGGCCTTGCCGGTCGCCATCGTCGGCGCAGTAATCGTCTATCTGATCGCACCGCTGATGCTGCGCGGCCAGGGGGAAACGGTCGTCGCCGCCCGCGACTGGCGAGTCGAAATCCCGGTCTCCGGAAAGGCGCTGGCGATCGGTCGCGTGGCTGCCGACTTCGGGATCGACCAGACACAGCAGTACGCCCTCGATGCGATCCGGCGGTGGGATGCTGACCTCGATCCGTCGGCGCCGATCGAGGCCGGCGACACCCTGGTCTTCTCGGCGACCGAGGGCGGCGTCACCGCCTTGTGGGGCAGCCCGCTGTTCGGCCTGGCCGAACAGCGTCTCTACCGGGTGTCGGTTGGCTCGGGCGCCAACGGAACGGTGCGCGACTTCGAGACCGACGGCGGCATCCGGGTCATCGCGGCGCGGACCAGCATCCCTTTGCGCGACACCGAGGTGCGCCCCGGCGCGACCGCGTTCGTCACCACCCCGAGCAAGTCCCTGCTGGTCGACCAGCCGGAGGTGGCGATCTTCGAGAAAGCGGCAGGCCTGAGCCCACAGCCGGCGAAGACCGCGTTCGCTCTGGCCATCCTCGTCTCGGTCATCGTTTCGGCGTCCTTCGGCCTGGTTCCGGTCGAGCTGGCTTCACTGACCGGGGCAGTCCTGATGGTGGTCACCGGCATCCTGACGCCGAAGTCCGCCGTGCGCGCCCTGGACTGGAACGTGCTGTTCATTCTCGTCGGGTCGGTGGCGCTCGGCGCCATCGTCGTCGAGAGCGGCCTCGCCACCGTCCTCGCCGACGCCATCGGGCGCCTCGCCGGAGGCAGCGTGCTGCTCGTCGTCATCGTCTTCGCGGTGACGACGGCGATCGTCACCAACCTCGTCACCAATGCAGCCGCGGCATCGATCCTGACGCCGGTGGCGATCGGCATCGCCAACGAACTCGGCATCAACCCGGTGTCACTGCTTGCGCTGATCGGGACCTGCATCTCGTTCACCTTCATCAACCCGTTCAGCCATCAATCGAACCTGATGGTGATGCAGCCCGGTGGCTACACCTCGGCCTCATTCGCCCGGTTTGGCATCCCGCTGGTCGCCGGATCACTGGTGACGGTCGTCGTAGTCACCTACCTGCTGCTGCACGTGCAAATGCGGTTCTAG
- a CDS encoding YihY/virulence factor BrkB family protein — translation MNFREILDLFKAAAVNWVDDHAQSMGAALAFYTMFSIAPLLLIVISIAGFFFGEQAARGEIFAQLQGLLGTPGALAVQGLLESAGKPAESAMAAIFGLIFLFIGATSVFAELQDALDRIWRAPQKARTSGIWRLVRGRLLSFGMILGIGFLLTVSLAFSAGLAALSKWLDPYATGWATIENTSEVALGTMLATAVFAMIYKTMPRVRIQWSDVWVGAIVTSLLFITGKALIGAYIGRSGVSHHFGVSASLIIVLLWVYYSAQIFLFGAEFTWVYSHKFGSRKGQAWPSHAGTLQGTDGRPGAGR, via the coding sequence TTGAACTTCAGGGAGATCCTGGATCTCTTCAAGGCGGCTGCCGTGAACTGGGTGGATGACCACGCCCAGAGCATGGGAGCGGCCTTGGCCTTCTACACGATGTTTTCAATTGCTCCCCTGCTGTTGATCGTGATTTCAATCGCCGGGTTCTTTTTCGGCGAGCAGGCCGCTCGCGGTGAGATCTTTGCCCAACTGCAGGGATTGCTGGGGACACCAGGAGCGCTGGCCGTTCAGGGTCTGCTGGAAAGTGCGGGCAAACCAGCCGAAAGCGCGATGGCAGCAATCTTCGGACTGATCTTTCTCTTCATTGGCGCGACCTCCGTCTTCGCCGAGCTGCAGGACGCGCTTGATCGCATCTGGCGCGCGCCGCAAAAGGCGAGAACCTCCGGTATCTGGAGATTGGTACGCGGCCGCCTGTTGTCTTTCGGCATGATCCTCGGAATTGGCTTCCTGCTGACGGTTTCGCTGGCTTTCAGTGCGGGTCTGGCGGCCTTGAGCAAGTGGCTCGATCCGTATGCGACAGGTTGGGCCACGATCGAGAACACGAGCGAGGTCGCACTCGGCACCATGCTGGCGACGGCGGTTTTTGCCATGATCTACAAGACCATGCCGCGCGTCCGGATCCAATGGAGCGACGTCTGGGTCGGTGCAATCGTCACATCGCTCCTGTTCATCACCGGCAAGGCGCTGATCGGAGCCTACATCGGGAGAAGCGGCGTTTCACATCATTTCGGTGTTTCCGCCTCGCTGATCATCGTGCTGCTCTGGGTTTACTATTCCGCCCAGATCTTCCTGTTCGGTGCCGAATTCACCTGGGTTTACTCGCACAAGTTCGGTTCGCGCAAGGGGCAGGCGTGGCCAAGCCATGCCGGAACACTCCAGGGAACCGACGGCCGGCCAGGCGCCGGCCGCTGA
- a CDS encoding AI-2E family transporter: protein MDRLQRLVHATALMLLAGWLLYIGKNIFVPVFFGLFVVYVIVGLAQAMHGVPVLGSLLPLQARYALSVLAITLSLLVVVYLFLINKDRFLAVAPQYQESLLAAIQRLAVFLRVETEPTWTTLRQELFAQINIQRLLGSMLASVSSSIVSVIVVFLYATFLLAERRFLRQKIESMSSDAGRVARIRAVTADINKRIGSYLALKTFINLFLGATSWGIMAFAGLEFAAFWAVLIALLNYVPYIGSFLGVLFPGIMAVMQFQDPSVIVWVLLGLVLAQFLIGNFLDPYVMGSSLNLSPFAILVSLAMWSELWGIAGAFLAVPITAVMAIIFSEFSSTRPIAVLLSRNGSL, encoded by the coding sequence ATGGATAGACTGCAACGGCTGGTGCACGCTACCGCCCTGATGCTGCTCGCAGGTTGGCTGCTGTACATCGGCAAGAACATCTTCGTTCCGGTCTTCTTCGGTCTTTTCGTAGTCTATGTGATCGTCGGCCTGGCGCAGGCCATGCACGGCGTTCCGGTACTGGGCAGCCTTCTGCCGCTGCAGGCGAGATACGCACTCTCGGTGCTCGCCATCACACTCTCATTGCTCGTCGTCGTCTATCTTTTCCTGATCAACAAGGACAGGTTCCTGGCAGTTGCCCCGCAATATCAGGAATCGCTTCTGGCCGCCATCCAGAGACTCGCGGTGTTCCTGCGCGTCGAGACTGAACCGACGTGGACGACCCTGCGTCAGGAACTTTTCGCCCAGATAAACATCCAGCGGCTGCTCGGCTCGATGCTGGCCTCGGTGTCGTCGAGCATCGTCAGCGTCATCGTGGTCTTCCTGTATGCCACCTTCCTGCTGGCCGAGCGGCGCTTTCTCCGCCAAAAGATCGAAAGCATGTCGAGCGATGCCGGTCGCGTGGCCCGGATTCGGGCGGTCACCGCTGACATCAACAAGCGAATCGGATCCTATCTGGCACTGAAGACATTCATCAACTTGTTTCTGGGAGCAACAAGCTGGGGGATCATGGCCTTCGCTGGACTTGAATTCGCAGCCTTCTGGGCCGTGCTGATCGCCCTTCTCAACTATGTTCCCTATATCGGATCATTTCTCGGGGTGCTGTTCCCAGGCATCATGGCGGTCATGCAGTTCCAGGATCCGAGCGTGATCGTCTGGGTGTTGCTGGGACTGGTACTCGCCCAGTTCCTGATCGGCAACTTTCTCGATCCTTATGTCATGGGCAGTTCGCTCAACCTGAGTCCATTCGCCATCCTGGTCAGCCTGGCGATGTGGTCCGAATTGTGGGGAATCGCCGGCGCATTTCTGGCGGTGCCGATTACCGCCGTGATGGCCATCATCTTTTCAGAGTTCTCCAGTACGCGCCCGATTGCCGTCCTTCTCTCGCGGAACGGCAGTCTGTGA
- a CDS encoding SH3 domain-containing protein, with protein sequence MVGSRGAKIESTFDRMSMLRPLKLVLALALAGTSCLSAAAELTATTTTSVNVRAGPEKNFPTVTWLLSGTRVTVVGCVANWRWCDVTAGRDRGWVYSRFLSIPFNGSAVTILNGGPNLGLPQTDFSLGEYWDSHYQRQHWFGRKAYWQKRWDRRPPPREWREPSSAARQ encoded by the coding sequence GTGGTGGGCAGTCGTGGCGCCAAGATTGAATCAACCTTCGACAGGATGTCTATGCTCAGGCCTCTGAAATTGGTGCTCGCACTGGCCCTCGCCGGTACCTCGTGCCTTTCTGCTGCGGCGGAACTGACTGCGACCACGACAACCTCTGTCAATGTCCGCGCGGGACCCGAAAAGAACTTCCCGACCGTCACTTGGCTCTTGAGCGGGACAAGGGTGACGGTTGTCGGCTGTGTCGCCAACTGGCGGTGGTGTGATGTCACTGCCGGTCGTGACCGCGGCTGGGTGTACTCTCGCTTCCTTTCCATCCCGTTCAATGGCAGCGCAGTCACCATTCTCAATGGCGGCCCCAACCTCGGCCTGCCGCAAACCGATTTCTCTCTCGGCGAATACTGGGACAGCCATTACCAGCGTCAGCACTGGTTCGGACGCAAGGCCTATTGGCAGAAACGCTGGGACCGCCGCCCGCCGCCGCGTGAGTGGCGCGAGCCCTCGTCGGCGGCAAGACAGTGA
- a CDS encoding pyruvate, phosphate dikinase — protein sequence MAAASASPRPVFLFGGKVAASRTGSVDEMGFKAFNLVAMTAAGLPVPQGFVVSTGLARQAVTAAGGATSELRDALADGIRHIERESGLGFGARRRPLLVSVRSGAPISMPGMMETLLDVGVNDLTVDAIIRSTGNPRLAWDCYRRLVQGFAEVVHDCPASAFASGLEECMRACGAGSPREIDFRSLAALTRDYLALFQELTGAPFPQDPMRQLEQAAVAVVRSWQAEKAVSYRRARNIGDSPGTAVTVQRMVFGNAGGMSGAGVAFSRDPSTGANELDMDFLFNAQGEDVVSGRHALADEVPLAKLLPDTRREIEAIAVKLEVEFGDAQEFEFTVEDGRLFMLQTRAAKRTPLAALRIAVEMVAAGLIDPAAALVQLQGIDVAAIEEVTLARPDELQLLASATPAGIGIAVGRLVLDVEAAERLAAAGDPVLLVRHETATADIAGIAISAGILTALGGRTSHAAVVARQLGKVCLVGCRELVVDPQARRCRIGSHDLAEGDWLCLDGNDGRIHAGRPEVVRRRPDDLLQQVEKWRRGLAADSAIDTTAVARAA from the coding sequence ATGGCTGCAGCATCTGCATCACCACGCCCGGTGTTCCTGTTCGGCGGCAAGGTGGCCGCGTCGCGAACGGGCAGCGTAGACGAAATGGGCTTCAAGGCCTTCAACCTGGTGGCGATGACCGCTGCCGGGCTGCCGGTCCCGCAGGGCTTCGTCGTCTCCACCGGTCTCGCCAGGCAGGCCGTCACCGCCGCAGGCGGCGCAACGAGCGAATTGCGTGACGCACTCGCCGACGGGATCCGCCACATCGAACGGGAGAGCGGGCTCGGTTTCGGCGCGCGGCGGCGGCCGCTGCTCGTCTCGGTTCGCAGCGGCGCGCCGATATCGATGCCCGGGATGATGGAAACGCTGCTCGACGTCGGCGTCAACGATCTGACGGTCGACGCGATCATCCGCAGCACCGGCAATCCGCGCCTGGCCTGGGACTGTTACCGCCGCCTCGTGCAGGGCTTCGCCGAGGTGGTGCACGATTGCCCGGCAAGCGCCTTCGCCAGCGGTCTCGAGGAGTGCATGCGCGCCTGCGGCGCCGGCAGCCCGCGCGAGATCGATTTTCGCAGTCTCGCCGCGCTGACGCGCGACTATCTGGCGCTCTTCCAGGAACTCACCGGCGCACCGTTTCCGCAGGACCCGATGCGGCAACTCGAGCAGGCGGCAGTGGCGGTGGTTCGTTCATGGCAGGCGGAGAAGGCCGTAAGCTATCGCCGGGCGCGCAACATCGGTGACTCGCCGGGGACGGCAGTGACGGTGCAGCGCATGGTCTTCGGCAACGCCGGGGGCATGTCGGGTGCTGGTGTGGCCTTCTCGCGCGACCCGTCGACCGGAGCCAACGAGCTCGACATGGATTTCCTGTTCAATGCGCAGGGTGAGGACGTGGTCTCGGGTAGGCACGCGCTGGCGGACGAGGTGCCACTGGCGAAACTCTTACCGGACACCCGGCGCGAGATCGAGGCGATCGCCGTGAAGCTCGAGGTGGAGTTCGGCGACGCGCAGGAGTTCGAGTTCACGGTCGAGGATGGCAGGCTGTTCATGCTGCAGACGCGCGCCGCCAAGCGGACGCCACTGGCGGCCCTGCGCATCGCAGTCGAAATGGTGGCCGCCGGACTGATCGATCCCGCAGCGGCATTGGTGCAACTGCAGGGAATCGACGTGGCCGCCATCGAGGAAGTCACACTGGCACGACCGGACGAACTGCAGCTCCTGGCCAGCGCGACCCCGGCAGGAATCGGCATCGCCGTCGGTCGCCTGGTTCTCGACGTCGAAGCCGCGGAGCGGCTGGCAGCGGCCGGCGATCCCGTGCTGCTGGTGCGCCACGAAACCGCGACGGCGGACATCGCCGGGATAGCGATCAGCGCCGGTATCCTGACCGCCCTCGGTGGCCGCACCTCACATGCAGCGGTGGTGGCGAGACAGCTCGGCAAGGTCTGCCTGGTCGGCTGCCGCGAACTGGTGGTCGACCCGCAGGCGCGCCGCTGCCGGATTGGCAGCCACGACCTCGCCGAGGGCGACTGGCTGTGCCTTGACGGCAACGACGGCCGCATCCATGCGGGCAGGCCGGAAGTGGTCCGGAGGAGGCCGGACGACTTGTTGCAGCAGGTGGAGAAGTGGCGCCGTGGGCTCGCCGCCGACAGCGCGATCGATACGACTGCAGTCGCGCGCGCCGCCTGA
- a CDS encoding DUF47 family protein, which produces MTEKLKIVGALGEDALLLPTLVNDALTANDRAKYYFSLLQGARLRADNLERPFSTLREERIASSVDQPELDQVVAAARRSPEGPYLVPHSGAIVCQLLAAVREMIAPLAAVADGEVSSSYGERLASLAVAATTEDDMIEAECIDAMTRADRHHGDSLHLLVMDLHRELNVLQAALATELVDDAMTYGLADDDRELVAAFMQGVRRTAPLKFDHPGLGTTAARSGGVVVIQNDIGTTDAHVLVIRVDDLRVTTLYSDVHLQRLNFFASLFACWDVRWDDILSRHDGAMDDGLYHLAVARHEAGDRDGLLDFLTFLGSRLVFLIDWNRARKRLRSLLGKADAAELLKWAADEDIGHMGFLKCGGEELIYRGLALAAKGDYRPGLFLHDVLPRHLARQFMQFVFRTATLGLREGKQILLIEDEVVVELSRFFRSAEERLLDMAAEHAALTWEVAAGLRDCLLRARLADWQRHFGNNAERAKAWESQADELVQSARLAMRRSDPAAFVTQLIEAADEVVDCLEDAAFRLTTLPAESGGELCRQLETLTRLVLAAAQEYVKVVATARSGRDGASREDIQDLLAGVHRIVALEHQCDDAERAAEAALLARAGNFRELHVLAETGKSLEQAADELMRVALKFRDHALSEVAAH; this is translated from the coding sequence ATGACTGAAAAGCTCAAGATCGTCGGCGCGCTTGGAGAGGACGCGCTCCTGCTGCCGACGCTGGTCAACGATGCGCTGACCGCCAACGACCGCGCCAAGTACTACTTCTCGCTGCTGCAGGGCGCACGCTTGCGCGCCGACAACCTCGAGCGCCCCTTCTCCACACTGCGCGAGGAGCGCATCGCATCGTCCGTCGATCAGCCCGAACTCGACCAGGTGGTCGCTGCGGCGCGGCGCAGTCCAGAAGGCCCGTACCTGGTTCCGCACTCGGGGGCGATCGTGTGCCAGCTGCTGGCCGCGGTACGCGAGATGATCGCACCGCTGGCGGCAGTCGCCGACGGCGAGGTGAGCAGCAGCTACGGCGAGCGACTGGCATCGCTCGCGGTGGCGGCCACGACTGAGGACGACATGATCGAAGCCGAGTGCATCGACGCCATGACGCGTGCCGACCGCCACCATGGTGACAGCCTGCATCTGCTGGTGATGGACCTGCACAGGGAGCTCAACGTCCTGCAGGCGGCTCTGGCGACCGAATTGGTGGACGACGCGATGACCTACGGTCTGGCGGACGACGATCGCGAACTCGTCGCGGCCTTCATGCAAGGGGTCAGGCGCACGGCACCGCTGAAGTTCGATCATCCGGGACTCGGCACGACTGCCGCACGTTCGGGCGGGGTGGTGGTGATCCAGAACGACATCGGCACGACCGACGCGCATGTCCTGGTGATCCGTGTCGACGACCTGAGGGTGACGACGCTGTACTCGGATGTGCACCTGCAGCGACTGAACTTCTTCGCTTCGCTGTTCGCGTGCTGGGACGTACGCTGGGATGACATCCTGTCGCGCCACGACGGCGCCATGGACGACGGCCTCTATCACCTCGCGGTTGCGCGCCATGAGGCCGGCGACCGCGATGGGCTGCTCGACTTTCTCACCTTTCTCGGTTCCCGGCTGGTCTTCCTGATCGACTGGAACAGAGCGCGCAAACGGCTGCGCAGCCTGCTCGGCAAGGCCGACGCGGCCGAGCTGCTGAAATGGGCGGCCGACGAGGACATCGGACACATGGGCTTCCTCAAGTGCGGGGGCGAGGAACTGATCTATCGCGGGCTGGCGCTCGCGGCGAAGGGCGATTACCGACCCGGCCTCTTCCTGCACGACGTGCTGCCGCGCCATCTGGCGCGGCAGTTCATGCAGTTCGTCTTCCGCACGGCCACGCTCGGATTGCGCGAAGGCAAGCAGATCCTGCTCATCGAGGACGAGGTGGTCGTCGAACTGTCGCGCTTCTTCCGCAGCGCGGAAGAGCGGTTGCTGGACATGGCGGCCGAGCACGCGGCGCTGACCTGGGAGGTGGCTGCGGGCCTGCGCGACTGTCTGCTGCGCGCCCGCCTGGCCGACTGGCAGCGGCACTTCGGCAACAACGCCGAGCGCGCCAAGGCGTGGGAGTCGCAGGCCGACGAATTGGTCCAGTCGGCACGGCTGGCGATGCGCCGCAGCGACCCGGCGGCCTTTGTGACGCAGCTCATCGAAGCTGCCGACGAGGTCGTCGACTGCCTCGAGGATGCGGCCTTCCGCCTGACGACCCTGCCCGCGGAAAGCGGCGGCGAGCTTTGCCGCCAGCTCGAGACGCTGACGCGGCTGGTCCTGGCCGCCGCCCAGGAGTACGTCAAGGTCGTTGCCACCGCCCGCAGTGGTCGTGACGGAGCGTCACGCGAAGACATCCAGGACCTGCTCGCCGGTGTGCACCGCATCGTCGCCCTCGAGCATCAATGCGACGACGCCGAGCGCGCGGCCGAGGCCGCGCTGCTGGCCCGCGCCGGCAACTTCCGCGAGCTCCATGTCCTGGCGGAGACCGGCAAGAGCCTCGAACAGGCGGCAGACGAGCTGATGCGCGTCGCCCTGAAGTTCCGCGACCACGCACTGAGCGAAGTTGCCGCACACTAG
- a CDS encoding DUF1272 domain-containing protein, protein MLELRPNCEACDRDLPADSSEAMICSFECTFCAACAQSRLGGRCPNCRGELLRRPRRPADGLARHPASTRRVYKPAAVVGSGDRPGNHAAA, encoded by the coding sequence GTGCTTGAACTGCGCCCGAACTGCGAGGCCTGCGACCGTGACCTGCCGGCGGACTCGAGCGAGGCGATGATCTGCTCGTTCGAATGCACCTTCTGCGCTGCCTGCGCCCAGTCACGACTGGGCGGGCGTTGCCCCAACTGCCGCGGCGAACTGCTGCGTCGTCCGCGGCGACCGGCGGACGGCCTGGCGCGTCACCCGGCGTCCACGCGGCGCGTCTACAAGCCGGCGGCGGTTGTCGGCAGCGGCGACAGGCCCGGGAACCATGCAGCCGCGTGA
- a CDS encoding EamA family transporter: MQPRDLVLALLVVTVWGLNFSVIRIGVADVPPLLLGALRFLLAAFPALLFLRPPKVPWRLYLAYGMTISVGQFAFLFSAIHLGMPSGLASLVLQSQAFLTMVFATFWLNERWRGHQLGGLLLAAGGLALIGSAHGLTMPLAGFLLTLAAATMWAIGNIVTRAVSHCGPINQLAFVVWASLVPPLPFLVLSLLLEGLPAIDAAIGALSLRSFAAVAYLAWAATLLGYGLWTRLLARYPVNQVAPFSLLVPLVGLTTGWLAFGETLQPVHFAGAALLMLGLAINLFGRRLLVRVGVRP, from the coding sequence ATGCAGCCGCGTGACTTGGTGCTGGCGCTGCTGGTGGTGACGGTCTGGGGCCTCAACTTTTCCGTCATCCGCATCGGGGTTGCCGACGTGCCGCCGCTGTTGCTGGGCGCGCTGCGTTTCCTGCTCGCGGCCTTCCCGGCGCTGCTCTTCCTGCGCCCACCGAAGGTTCCGTGGCGCCTCTATCTGGCCTACGGCATGACCATTTCGGTCGGACAGTTCGCCTTCCTGTTCTCGGCCATCCACCTCGGCATGCCGTCGGGCCTTGCTTCGCTGGTCCTGCAGTCACAGGCCTTCCTGACGATGGTCTTCGCCACCTTCTGGCTCAACGAGCGCTGGCGGGGCCACCAGCTCGGCGGACTGCTGCTGGCAGCGGGTGGCCTGGCGCTGATCGGTTCGGCGCATGGCCTGACGATGCCCCTGGCAGGCTTTCTCCTGACGCTCGCCGCCGCCACGATGTGGGCGATTGGCAACATCGTCACCCGTGCCGTGAGCCACTGCGGGCCGATCAACCAACTCGCCTTCGTCGTCTGGGCCAGCCTCGTGCCACCGCTGCCCTTCCTCGTGCTGTCGTTGCTGCTCGAGGGGCTGCCGGCGATCGACGCGGCGATCGGCGCCTTGAGCCTCCGCTCCTTCGCCGCGGTGGCCTATCTCGCATGGGCAGCGACGCTGCTCGGGTACGGTCTGTGGACGCGTCTGCTCGCCCGTTACCCGGTCAACCAAGTTGCGCCGTTCAGCCTGCTGGTGCCGTTGGTCGGGCTGACGACCGGCTGGCTGGCGTTTGGCGAGACGCTGCAACCGGTCCACTTCGCCGGTGCCGCGCTGCTGATGCTGGGCCTCGCCATCAACCTGTTCGGCCGCCGCCTGCTGGTCCGGGTCGGAGTGCGACCATGA
- a CDS encoding helix-turn-helix domain-containing protein, producing MTLSVWFVVTPNVLLLDYVGPAETLRMAAEMGGDFLLHHVAPTPRLATSLTVDIAGMSALPPELPSHSLVVVTGNACEVEDYARPEALAVVDWLRRAPRADTCIASICSGALLLAAAGLLDHRQCTTHHSLIDDLRVAAPTALVQENRIFVEDGPVLTSAGITTGIDLALYLIERHAGAALAARVARRLVVYLRRSGHDEQLSPWLSHRNHLHPAVHRAQDAIASEPLRAWTLAELAQRAHVSERHLTRLFAEHAGIGVTAYQQHLRIARARELLGDRRLSVERVAELSGFNSARDFRRVWRRHEGTAPSARRGKATSAGC from the coding sequence ATGACGCTGTCGGTGTGGTTCGTCGTCACCCCGAACGTCCTGCTGCTCGACTACGTCGGGCCCGCGGAGACTCTGCGCATGGCCGCCGAGATGGGCGGCGACTTCCTTCTCCACCACGTCGCGCCGACGCCGCGCCTCGCCACCTCGCTAACTGTCGACATCGCAGGAATGAGTGCGCTGCCGCCCGAACTGCCGTCGCACAGCTTGGTCGTCGTCACCGGCAACGCCTGCGAAGTGGAGGACTACGCGCGGCCGGAAGCGCTCGCCGTCGTCGACTGGCTGCGCCGCGCGCCACGCGCCGACACCTGCATCGCCAGCATCTGCTCCGGCGCATTGCTGCTGGCTGCTGCTGGCCTGCTCGACCATCGCCAGTGCACGACCCACCACAGCCTGATCGACGATCTGCGGGTGGCGGCACCGACTGCACTGGTGCAGGAGAACCGGATCTTTGTCGAGGACGGACCGGTGCTGACCAGCGCCGGCATCACTACCGGCATCGACCTGGCGCTATACCTGATCGAGCGCCATGCGGGTGCCGCGCTGGCCGCGCGGGTCGCGCGCCGTCTGGTCGTCTACCTGCGCCGCAGCGGCCATGACGAGCAACTTTCCCCATGGCTGAGCCATCGCAACCACCTGCATCCGGCCGTGCATCGCGCGCAGGACGCCATTGCGAGCGAACCGCTGCGAGCCTGGACGCTGGCTGAACTGGCCCAACGGGCGCACGTCAGCGAGCGGCACCTGACGCGACTGTTTGCCGAACACGCCGGCATCGGTGTCACCGCTTACCAGCAGCACCTTCGGATTGCGCGTGCCCGCGAACTGCTTGGCGATCGGCGGCTGTCGGTCGAGCGCGTCGCCGAACTGAGCGGCTTCAATTCGGCACGCGACTTCCGCCGCGTGTGGCGACGCCACGAAGGCACTGCCCCGAGTGCGCGGCGAGGGAAGGCAACGAGCGCGGGCTGCTAG